One segment of Vicia villosa cultivar HV-30 ecotype Madison, WI unplaced genomic scaffold, Vvil1.0 ctg.000621F_1_1, whole genome shotgun sequence DNA contains the following:
- the LOC131629848 gene encoding xyloglucan endotransglucosylase protein 1-like, giving the protein MASSYANNSIFLLLCLCLTFSTIAFGGNFNTDFNILFGDKRANIQDGGNCMTLTMDKYSGSGIGTKNEYLFGRFDMQIKLVPGNSAGTVTAYYLSSQGPHHDEIDMEFLGNLSGDPYILSTNLYANGNGGREVQFYLWFDPTKDFHIYSIDWNPQRIIILVDNIPIRVIHNRQNTGVAFPTRQPMKLYTTLWNGDSWATRGGQVKIDWSKAPFTAGFRNFNANACIPSPSNNCLGFNDGENKGLTGETRKKLKEIYTKLIVYDYCRDFIRFAHGLPYECHNRLTDHPDEY; this is encoded by the exons ATGGCTTCTTCATATGCCAATAACTCTATTTTTCTCTTGCTTTGCTTATGCTTAACCTTTAGCACAATTGCATTTGGTGGGAATTTTAACACtgattttaacattttatttggaGATAAAAGGGCTAACATACAAGATGGTGGCAATTGTATGACACTTACAATGGATAAATATTCTGGCTCAGGCATTGGTACCAAGAATGAATATTTGTTTGGAAGATTTGATATGCAAATCAAACTTGTGCCAGGAAACTCTGCGGGCACTGTCACTGCATATTAT CTAAGTTCTCAAGGACCACACCATGATGAGATTGATATGGAATTTTTGGGCAACTTATCTGGTGATCCATATATTCTCTCAACCAATTTATATGCCAATGGTAATGGAGGTCGTGAGGTGCAATTCTATCTTTGGTTTGATCCCACAAAAGACTTTCACATTTACTCAATTGATTGGAATCCTCAGCGCATAAT AATATTGGTGGATAACATACCCATAAGAGTGATACATAATAGACAAAACACCGGTGTTGCATTCCCAACAAGGCAACCAATGAAATTATACACAACACTATGGAATGGAGATTCATGGGCAACAAGAGGGGGACAGGTGAAAATTGATTGGTCAAAGGCTCCATTCACGGCTGGATTTAGAAACTTTAATGCCAATGCATGCATTCCTAGTCCATCAAATAATTGCTTAGGTTTCAATGATGGAGAAAATAAAGGTCTTACCGGTGAAACAAGGAAGAAGCTCAAAGAGATTTATACAAAATTGATTGTTTATGACTATTGTCGTGATTTTATACGTTTTGCTCATGGTCTTCCTTATGAATGCCACAATCGCTTAACTGATCACCCAGATGAATAT